The DNA window CGCGTGGCGGAGGCCTCTGAGCTGCCAGGCGCCATCGAGGAGGCGTTTGGCTACGACACGCGTGTGCTCGTGGAAGCGGCGGTTGTTGGCACCGAGATTACGGTGCCCGTCCTTGGCAACGAGGACGCGCACGCGCTCGAGGCCATCGAGGTGCGCTATGACACGGACTTCTATGACCTCTCGGTGAAGTATGACGACCCGGCAAAGCATCACGTGATTCCGCCCGAGCTTCCCGATGAGGTCGTGGCGAGGGCCAAGGAGCTTGCCTGCATGGCGCATCGCGCCCTTGGGTTATCGGGTGCCTCACGCAGCGACTTCATGGTCGATGCGGATGGCATCCCCTACATCATCGAGACGAACGTCATCCCCGGCATGACGCCGCAGTCTCTGCTCCCTGATGCGGCCCGTCGCGCAGGAATGGGATTTCCGCAGCTGTGTCGCAAGCTCATCGAGCTTGCTCTGGAGCGCGGCGCCCGTGGCACCGACAGGGCAAACGACTAGAGATGCTTGAATTGCGAGAAGAAGGAGTTCGTGGCAGTGAGTGAGGCCATCGAAACTGAGAGGGACTACCTGGGGGAGATTCTACTGCCCGACACGCCGCCGGAGG is part of the Parolsenella massiliensis genome and encodes:
- a CDS encoding D-alanine--D-alanine ligase, whose amino-acid sequence is MGDVVDCKVAVLCGGWSDEREISISSGKASAKALLESGFSQVDLYDIADKDFVHAIADGGYDVAFVALHGRYGEDGCVQGFLELLGIPYTCSGVLASALATDKAMAKDIYREHGIPTPKEVCLYKGEEYDVVDLVGRVGLPAFVKPVSSGSSYGITRVAEASELPGAIEEAFGYDTRVLVEAAVVGTEITVPVLGNEDAHALEAIEVRYDTDFYDLSVKYDDPAKHHVIPPELPDEVVARAKELACMAHRALGLSGASRSDFMVDADGIPYIIETNVIPGMTPQSLLPDAARRAGMGFPQLCRKLIELALERGARGTDRAND